A window of the Salmo trutta chromosome 25, fSalTru1.1, whole genome shotgun sequence genome harbors these coding sequences:
- the LOC115162473 gene encoding protein CLN8, producing the protein MTSQQANPLPAFKSPADPSPDYFSWVLRLQIISLGFAFYTAIFFLSHLVSTALSQTYHSLLAKEKVFWNLAVTRAVFGLQGTVAGLRALTEDSALSRDRIRGQEDWSWFTVLIATGFFLFENVALHLSSVVFRSFDLALATHHFFALSGFTGAVVWDSLGHYLPMVTLLLEMSTPFTCISWMLLKAGWARTLFWKANQWVMVHMFHCRMVLTYYMWWVSWSHWGEMNMYVALPHRVLFYTGLALLTGLINPIWTHRKTMQLLNPVDWNFSNKPLPNGPSGEREEKPHES; encoded by the exons ATGACCTCCCAGCAGGCCAACCCTTTGCCGGCATTCAAGAGCCCCGCTGACCCCAGTCCAGACTACTTTTCCTGGGTCCTTCGCCTCCAGATCATCAGCCTGGGCTTTGCCTTCTACACTGCCATCTTCTTCCTCTCCCACCTGGTGTCCACAGCCCTCTCCCAGACCTACCACTCTCTGCTGGCCAAGGAGAAGGTGTTCTGGAACCTGGCGGTCACACGGGCCGTATTCGGCCTCCAGGGCACGGTGGCAGGCTTACGAGCGCTGACCGAAGACTCGGCCTTGTCAAGGGACAGGATAAGAGGTCAGGAGGACTGGTCGTGGTTCACCGTGCTCATCGCCACAGGCTTCTTCCTGTTTGAGAATGTGGCGCTGCATCTCTCCAGTGTGGTGTTCAGGTCCTTCGACCTTGCTCTGGCTACCCACCATTTCTTTGCCCTGTCGGGGTTCACTGGGGCCGTGGTCTGGGACTCACTAGGGCATTACCTGCCCATGGTCACTCTGCTGCTGGAGATGAGCACGCCTTTCACCTGCATCTCCTGGATGTTACTAAAG GCGGGCTGGGCGAGGACCCTCTTCTGGAAGGCCAACCAGTGGGTGATGGTCCACATGTTCCACTGCCGCATGGTGCTTACCTACTACATGTGGTGGGTGAGCTGGAGCCACTGGGGGGAGATGAACATGTACGTGGCTCTGCCCCATCGAGTCCTCTTCTACACTGGCCTGGCCCTGCTCACAGGGCTCATCAACCCCATCTGGACACACAGGAAGACCATGCAGCTCCTCAACCCTGTCGACTGGAACTTCAGCAACAAGCCATTGCCCAACGGCCCCAGTGGGGAACGGGAAGAGAAACCTCATGAGAGCTAA